Proteins encoded in a region of the Pseudomonadota bacterium genome:
- a CDS encoding ferritin family protein yields the protein MDRMASIEMALKNEIAEREFYINEARRSRNELAKRMFAQLAKDEEEHMHRIRALHEKLISQGNWPKDMPIEVAGTNVKQILDGIVTKAGTASDHDDDDLKALSKAIDFEAKGVDLYNRLTGLCQNPMEKNFFSFLAGIEREHHRSLVDALAYLKDPEGWMMQSERAGLDGA from the coding sequence ATGGACCGCATGGCATCTATCGAAATGGCGCTGAAGAACGAGATCGCGGAGCGCGAATTCTACATCAACGAGGCGCGCCGCTCGCGCAACGAGCTCGCGAAGAGGATGTTCGCGCAGCTGGCGAAGGACGAGGAGGAGCACATGCACCGCATCCGCGCGCTGCATGAAAAGCTGATCAGCCAGGGAAACTGGCCCAAGGACATGCCCATCGAGGTAGCGGGCACGAACGTGAAGCAGATACTCGACGGGATAGTCACAAAGGCCGGCACCGCGAGCGACCACGACGACGACGACCTCAAGGCCCTCAGCAAGGCGATCGACTTCGAGGCAAAGGGAGTGGACCTCTACAACAGGCTCACCGGGCTATGCCAGAATCCGATGGAGAAGAACTTCTTCTCGTTCCTGGCCGGCATAGAGCGCGAGCACCATCGCTCGCTCGTAGACGCGCTGGCCTATCTCAAGGACCCGGAGGGGTGGATGATGCAGAGCGAGCGCGCTGGGCTCGACGGCGCATAG
- the glmU gene encoding bifunctional UDP-N-acetylglucosamine diphosphorylase/glucosamine-1-phosphate N-acetyltransferase GlmU, with the protein MRKVAGLILAAGRSTRMNSARSKVLHNLAGRPVLSYVIDAAHGAGADPIKVVIAPGQVDMREHLKSERIEAVVQREQLGTAHAVMVAERSLSGFKGDVLILCGDVPLIRAESLREFICAVRARAAVLGVLTMAPADPTGYGRIVRDLDGSVVKIAEERDASPEERAIREVNSGILMADREWLFSSLRRIGNGNAKGEYYLTDLVGVALKEGIGVTAHRCDPAEEFHGINTRVDLARAAELLRERINKGLMLSGAGLVDYRHTYVDSTARIGRDTEVLPFTFIMGKTRIGSGCTIENGVVIRDAVIGDSVHIKAGSVIEESRISDNAVVGPFARVRPGSSVGEGARIGNFVELKKCAMRKGAKANHLSYLGDAVVGAGANIGCGTITCNYDGVNKHMTVIGDGAFVGSDTQFIAPVRVGRGAVIGAGSTITRDVPAGALALSRSEQKTVKGYAERKGKSRRQRKK; encoded by the coding sequence ATGCGAAAGGTCGCGGGCCTCATACTTGCAGCCGGAAGGAGCACGCGCATGAACTCTGCGCGATCCAAGGTGCTGCACAATCTCGCCGGCAGGCCGGTCCTCTCTTACGTCATAGATGCGGCACACGGCGCTGGGGCCGATCCGATAAAAGTCGTGATCGCTCCAGGGCAGGTGGACATGAGGGAGCATCTCAAGTCGGAGCGGATCGAGGCGGTCGTGCAGAGGGAGCAGCTCGGCACAGCGCACGCGGTCATGGTCGCGGAGAGGTCTCTGTCCGGGTTCAAGGGGGACGTGCTCATCCTCTGCGGCGACGTCCCGCTGATTCGCGCCGAGTCGCTCAGGGAATTCATCTGTGCCGTGCGCGCGAGGGCGGCCGTGCTCGGCGTGCTGACCATGGCCCCTGCAGATCCCACCGGCTACGGCCGCATCGTGCGCGACCTGGACGGCAGCGTGGTGAAGATCGCGGAGGAGAGGGACGCGAGCCCCGAGGAGAGGGCGATACGCGAGGTCAACTCCGGGATCCTGATGGCGGACCGCGAATGGCTCTTCTCCTCGCTCAGGAGGATCGGCAACGGGAACGCCAAGGGCGAGTACTACCTCACCGACCTCGTGGGCGTGGCGCTGAAAGAGGGGATCGGCGTGACGGCCCACCGCTGCGATCCCGCCGAGGAGTTCCACGGCATCAACACGCGCGTGGACCTCGCCCGCGCGGCGGAGCTCTTGCGGGAGCGCATCAACAAGGGGCTCATGCTCTCGGGAGCCGGCCTCGTCGACTACAGGCACACATACGTGGACAGCACCGCGCGCATAGGCAGGGACACCGAGGTCCTGCCCTTCACGTTCATAATGGGAAAGACGAGGATCGGTTCCGGCTGCACGATAGAGAACGGCGTGGTCATCAGAGACGCCGTGATCGGCGACAGCGTCCACATCAAAGCCGGCAGCGTCATAGAGGAATCGAGGATCTCGGACAACGCGGTCGTGGGCCCGTTCGCAAGGGTGAGGCCGGGGTCGAGCGTCGGCGAGGGCGCGAGGATCGGCAACTTCGTGGAGCTCAAGAAGTGCGCCATGCGAAAGGGCGCCAAGGCCAACCACCTGAGCTACCTCGGCGACGCGGTCGTGGGGGCCGGCGCCAACATCGGCTGCGGCACGATCACCTGCAACTACGACGGGGTCAACAAGCACATGACCGTGATAGGAGACGGCGCGTTTGTCGGCAGCGACACGCAGTTCATCGCGCCGGTGAGGGTAGGAAGGGGCGCCGTGATAGGGGCCGGTTCCACCATCACCCGCGACGTGCCGGCGGGGGCGCTGGCCCTCTCGCGCTCGGAGCAAAAGACGGTCAAGGGATACGCGGAAAGAAAGGGGAAAAGCCGCCGGCAGCGGAAAAAGTGA
- a CDS encoding TldD/PmbA family protein has product MTDDLPFDKIILAAMRHGAEFAEVFVERVRTSSICCDDRRIEQASVSSDAGVGIRVCMGGRTAYGSTNDLTRKSLMALARDVGKMANARRVKAPSPSFAEADGSQLATVRRHPFGISMDDKCSVVSRANEIAWQGGNNIRQTKISYRDRVRRIQIAASDGTFAEDEQVGIVLSAQVVAGDGKSLQTGQEVIGGAIGFELFDETMPEEVADRAARRAMLMLSAGPAPAGAMPVVISSEAGGTMIHEAVGHGLEADLAGEGLSVYSRRIGDRVASPLITVVDDATLPGRRGSFSFDDEGKPAQRTVLIEAGVLKSYMSDARSAKKFDLPRTGNGRRQSYEHVPICRMTNTIILPGLHDPSHIASSTPAGLYVKKMGGGQVNTVNGDFVFNVQEGYIIRGGEIAEPVRGATLIGNGPRVLESIDMVGTDLGFSIGTCGKDGQDAPVSSGQPTLRIPEIVVGGTDSRN; this is encoded by the coding sequence ATGACAGACGACCTCCCATTCGACAAGATAATACTGGCGGCGATGCGCCACGGCGCGGAGTTCGCCGAGGTCTTCGTGGAACGAGTGCGCACCAGCTCGATCTGCTGCGACGACCGGCGGATCGAGCAGGCGTCGGTCTCCTCCGACGCGGGCGTGGGCATCAGGGTGTGCATGGGCGGCCGCACCGCGTACGGTTCCACAAACGACCTCACCAGAAAATCCCTCATGGCCCTCGCCAGGGACGTCGGAAAAATGGCGAACGCGCGCAGGGTGAAGGCGCCCTCCCCCTCTTTTGCCGAGGCGGACGGTTCGCAGCTTGCGACGGTGCGCCGCCATCCCTTCGGCATATCCATGGACGACAAGTGCTCGGTCGTCAGCCGAGCCAACGAGATCGCATGGCAGGGGGGGAACAATATAAGGCAGACGAAGATATCGTACCGCGACCGGGTCAGGCGGATCCAGATAGCGGCCAGCGACGGGACCTTCGCAGAAGACGAACAGGTGGGCATAGTCCTCTCGGCGCAGGTGGTCGCAGGCGACGGCAAATCGCTCCAGACCGGGCAGGAGGTGATCGGCGGCGCAATCGGCTTCGAGCTCTTCGACGAGACCATGCCCGAGGAAGTGGCGGACAGGGCCGCGCGCCGGGCGATGCTCATGCTCTCGGCAGGCCCCGCCCCGGCCGGCGCCATGCCTGTGGTGATATCCTCCGAGGCGGGGGGCACGATGATCCACGAGGCGGTCGGCCACGGCCTGGAGGCGGACCTCGCGGGGGAGGGCCTCTCGGTCTACTCGAGGAGGATCGGCGATCGCGTCGCCTCTCCCCTGATCACGGTGGTGGACGACGCCACGCTCCCCGGCAGGCGCGGCTCGTTCAGCTTCGACGACGAGGGAAAGCCGGCGCAGCGCACAGTTCTCATCGAGGCGGGCGTGCTCAAATCGTACATGTCGGACGCACGCTCCGCGAAGAAATTTGACCTGCCCCGCACCGGGAACGGACGGCGCCAGAGCTACGAGCACGTGCCGATCTGCAGGATGACCAACACCATAATACTGCCCGGGCTTCACGACCCCTCGCACATCGCAAGCTCCACGCCCGCCGGCCTCTACGTGAAGAAGATGGGGGGCGGCCAGGTGAACACGGTCAACGGCGACTTCGTGTTCAACGTGCAGGAGGGCTACATCATCCGCGGGGGCGAGATCGCGGAGCCGGTGCGGGGGGCGACGCTGATCGGCAACGGGCCGCGGGTGCTGGAGTCGATCGACATGGTGGGCACCGACCTCGGCTTCTCCATCGGCACCTGCGGCAAGGACGGCCAGGACGCCCCTGTCTCCAGCGGCCAGCCCACCCTGCGCATACCGGAGATCGTGGTGGGCGGCACCGACTCCAGAAACTGA
- a CDS encoding laccase domain-containing protein codes for RTADCVPILIADPKKNAIAAVHAGWRGTALDVAGESIRGMNRAYGTDPADCVAAIGPCICGPCYEVGREVVERLESLDLGRDWISGDRRVDLGVANRALLLRAGVAHIDMLDLCTSCDHRFSSWRRDKNEGRQVNFILLNPSG; via the coding sequence CGCACAGCCGACTGCGTGCCGATACTCATAGCTGACCCGAAGAAAAATGCGATCGCGGCCGTGCACGCCGGGTGGCGGGGGACTGCGCTGGATGTCGCGGGCGAGTCGATCCGCGGGATGAATCGCGCCTACGGCACCGATCCGGCCGACTGCGTCGCTGCGATAGGTCCCTGCATATGCGGCCCCTGTTACGAAGTGGGCAGAGAGGTTGTGGAGCGGCTTGAGTCCCTCGATCTCGGGCGCGACTGGATTTCGGGGGATCGCCGGGTTGACCTGGGGGTCGCAAACCGGGCCCTGCTCCTGCGGGCCGGGGTCGCTCACATCGACATGCTGGACCTGTGCACCTCCTGCGACCACCGCTTTTCCTCCTGGCGCAGAGACAAAAACGAGGGCCGTCAGGTCAATTTTATCCTGCTCAATCCATCCGGCTGA
- the glmS gene encoding glutamine--fructose-6-phosphate transaminase (isomerizing): MCGIIGYVGREDATPVLLDGLKRLEYRGYDSAGIAVVGPQGLAIRRVEGKLARLEAAIAKEPMHGTTGIGHTRWATHGRPSETNAHPHRSGDTVVVHNGIIENFGELKRFLTSEGFKFSSETDTEVICHLIEHYRRKGEGTFEALRHARSRLSGSYSVVVMNVNEPEAIYVAKRGSPLVVGEGEGQNLVASDIPALLPYTKDMIFLEDGDTAVITPAGIRIFDDSGAETRREPQRIPWSPLMAEKGGYKHFMLKEIFEQPNVMQDVLAGRIDRGRGEVVLDEAGPLFDGDSPRFDRIAIVACGTSYHAGMVGKYLIEALAKMPVAIDVASEFRYREPLLDARTLVLPISQSGETADTLAAQRMSREFGTPVLGICNVVGSSIARSADATLYTHAGPEIGVASTKAFTAQLAVLQLFALYLAQRRGTIERGKLARLVEELTHMPRHMQGILAQAEEIRTIAEGLSYSSHVLYIGRGTNYPIALEGALKLKEISYMHAEGFAAGELKHGPIALIDHGVPVVAIACRDGMREKVLSNVEEVRARGASVIALGQADDAELAEKSSHFIAIPKASWQATPMLTALPMQLIAYYAADHKGTDVDQPRNLAKSVTVE; this comes from the coding sequence ATGTGCGGAATAATCGGATACGTGGGCAGAGAGGACGCGACGCCTGTGCTGCTCGACGGGCTCAAGAGGCTCGAGTACCGCGGCTATGACTCCGCCGGCATCGCCGTGGTGGGCCCGCAGGGGCTGGCGATCAGGCGGGTGGAGGGCAAGCTCGCGAGGCTGGAGGCGGCGATCGCGAAGGAGCCGATGCATGGGACGACGGGCATCGGCCACACGCGCTGGGCGACTCACGGCAGGCCCTCGGAGACCAACGCCCATCCGCACCGCTCCGGCGACACGGTGGTCGTGCACAACGGCATCATCGAGAACTTCGGCGAGCTCAAGCGCTTCCTCACCTCCGAGGGGTTCAAGTTCAGCTCCGAGACCGACACCGAGGTGATCTGCCACCTGATCGAGCACTACCGCAGAAAGGGCGAAGGAACCTTCGAGGCTCTGAGACACGCGCGCAGCAGGCTCTCAGGGTCGTACTCGGTTGTGGTCATGAACGTGAACGAGCCGGAGGCCATATACGTGGCGAAGCGGGGCAGCCCGCTGGTCGTGGGCGAGGGGGAGGGACAGAACCTCGTGGCCTCGGACATACCGGCGCTGCTTCCCTACACCAAGGACATGATCTTCCTCGAGGACGGCGACACCGCGGTGATCACGCCGGCCGGCATCAGGATATTCGACGACTCGGGAGCAGAGACAAGGCGCGAGCCTCAGCGCATCCCGTGGAGCCCGCTCATGGCCGAGAAGGGCGGGTACAAGCACTTCATGCTCAAGGAGATCTTCGAGCAGCCGAACGTGATGCAGGACGTGCTCGCCGGGCGCATCGACCGGGGCCGCGGCGAAGTTGTGCTGGACGAGGCGGGACCGCTCTTCGACGGGGACTCCCCCCGCTTCGACCGCATAGCCATCGTCGCGTGCGGCACCTCCTATCACGCGGGCATGGTCGGAAAATATCTCATCGAGGCGCTGGCGAAGATGCCGGTGGCCATAGACGTCGCCTCGGAGTTCCGCTACCGCGAGCCGCTGCTCGATGCGCGCACCCTCGTGCTCCCGATCTCGCAGTCGGGCGAGACCGCCGACACCCTGGCCGCGCAGAGGATGTCTCGCGAGTTCGGGACCCCCGTCCTCGGCATCTGCAACGTTGTCGGCAGCTCGATAGCGCGCTCGGCCGACGCCACGCTCTACACGCACGCGGGGCCGGAGATAGGCGTCGCCTCCACCAAGGCCTTCACCGCACAGCTCGCGGTGCTTCAGCTCTTCGCCCTCTACCTGGCGCAGAGGCGCGGGACCATCGAGAGGGGAAAGCTCGCCAGGCTCGTGGAGGAGCTGACGCACATGCCCAGGCACATGCAGGGGATACTGGCGCAGGCGGAGGAGATAAGGACGATCGCCGAGGGACTGTCGTACTCCTCGCACGTGCTATACATCGGCCGCGGGACCAACTACCCTATAGCCCTCGAGGGGGCCCTCAAGCTCAAGGAGATATCGTATATGCATGCGGAGGGTTTCGCCGCCGGCGAGCTCAAGCACGGCCCGATCGCCCTCATCGACCACGGCGTGCCGGTGGTGGCGATAGCGTGCCGGGACGGCATGCGCGAGAAGGTCCTCTCGAACGTCGAGGAGGTGAGGGCAAGGGGCGCCTCGGTGATTGCGCTGGGCCAGGCCGACGACGCGGAGCTGGCCGAGAAGTCGAGC
- a CDS encoding aminoacetone oxidase family FAD-binding enzyme codes for MDFDAIIIGAGASGLMCAFAASRRGRRALLIDHRRDFAQKLLISGGGRCNFTNFAVDAGSYVSENPRFVKSALARFCPFDFLSLLNERRIAYEQRSQGQFFLRGPSRQIAQMLLSEAVRRKARLAIGRVFGVRRGSRFEVRGDFGEARAESLVVATGGLSYPALGASDLGHRLAGQFGHRVVPCRPGLVPLILSAGERGIFSKLAGISFSAKVSIGRTKIEDDCLITHRGLSGPAILRASLRWEEGARIVIDALPGVRLADELEKRRGEGSRMQLRTCLSRHLSARLADALCSSAGPSRPISSYSKKELSRICGALHSIEFAPQGTEGYGKAEVTVGGVDTGEISSKTMESGICRGLYFIGEVLDVAGDLGGYNLHWAWASAHAAGEAI; via the coding sequence ATGGATTTCGACGCGATCATAATCGGCGCAGGGGCCTCGGGTCTCATGTGCGCCTTCGCGGCCTCGCGCCGCGGCCGCAGGGCGCTTCTGATCGACCACCGCCGCGATTTCGCGCAGAAGCTTCTCATCTCCGGAGGCGGGAGATGCAACTTCACCAACTTTGCGGTGGACGCCGGCTCGTATGTCTCGGAGAACCCGCGCTTCGTGAAGTCCGCGCTCGCGCGCTTTTGCCCCTTTGATTTTCTTTCGCTGCTCAATGAACGGCGGATTGCGTACGAGCAGAGGTCCCAAGGGCAATTCTTCCTCAGGGGCCCATCCAGGCAGATAGCACAGATGCTCCTCTCGGAGGCGGTCCGGCGAAAGGCCAGGCTGGCCATCGGGAGGGTCTTTGGCGTGAGGAGGGGCTCGCGATTCGAGGTGAGGGGGGATTTCGGGGAGGCGCGAGCGGAGTCGCTCGTCGTGGCGACCGGCGGGCTCTCTTATCCCGCGCTTGGCGCATCCGATCTGGGGCACAGGCTCGCCGGGCAGTTCGGACACAGGGTCGTGCCCTGCAGGCCCGGACTCGTGCCGCTGATCCTGTCCGCCGGGGAGAGAGGGATATTCTCGAAACTCGCCGGCATATCGTTCAGCGCGAAGGTCTCGATCGGCAGGACAAAGATCGAGGACGATTGCCTGATCACTCATCGGGGATTGAGCGGGCCGGCGATACTGCGCGCGTCGCTGCGCTGGGAGGAGGGCGCGCGCATCGTCATCGACGCTCTTCCCGGGGTCAGGCTGGCCGATGAGCTCGAAAAGAGAAGGGGGGAGGGATCGAGGATGCAGCTTCGCACCTGCCTTTCGCGTCACCTCTCTGCGCGGCTCGCCGATGCGCTCTGCTCGAGCGCGGGCCCCTCGCGGCCGATAAGCTCGTACTCAAAAAAAGAGCTCTCTCGGATCTGCGGGGCCCTGCATTCGATCGAGTTCGCTCCGCAGGGGACCGAGGGCTATGGCAAGGCGGAGGTGACCGTGGGCGGCGTGGACACCGGCGAGATATCGTCGAAGACGATGGAGTCCGGCATTTGCAGGGGGCTCTATTTCATCGGCGAGGTGCTGGACGTGGCCGGCGACCTCGGCGGGTACAACCTGCACTGGGCATGGGCGTCGGCCCACGCCGCGGGGGAGGCGATCTGA